In the genome of Phlebotomus papatasi isolate M1 chromosome 2, Ppap_2.1, whole genome shotgun sequence, one region contains:
- the LOC129800755 gene encoding checkpoint protein HUS1: MKFRAVIRGSGCMRDFLNIVTTLSKCGRDVIFNARPDSVIVAVNVDSALTGLQLWCDIDREAFFDEYSMQGLSDTHNEIILEMKSASFVRALSGISRTTSSSFVKLKLMNKNMASLCVEIEVPSSVPSRSCPISHDVPVTVVSRKEWNRYKLPRLPDFEMILGVPSVKFFKHIIETMKTSSPIIEVCTVKDGTVSFIMESTMAKISCHCRDQAVHCEGSQEELSCKIESKRLALFLTNSPFISSRMRCSISPDHLVRFEVEVQKKVIMTCIIPSSCD; encoded by the exons ATGAAATTCCGGGCAGTTATCCGGGGTTCAGGGTGTATGAGAGATTTTTTGA ATATCGTGACGACTCTCTCAAAATGTGGCAGGGATGTGATTTTCAATGCTCGTCCGGACAGCGTGATTGTGGCTGTTAATGTGGATTCTGCCCTCACGGGGCTCCAGCTGTGGTGTGACATTGACCGGGAAGCCTTCTTCGATGAGTACAGCATGCAGGGCCTCTCGGACACCCACAATGAGATCATTCTGGAGATGAAATCTGCAAGTTTTGTCAGGGCTCTGAGCGGCATCAGCCGGACGACTTCCTCATCTTTCGTCAAACTGAAGCTGATGAACAAGAACATGGCCAGTCTGTGCGTGGAGATTGAGGTGCCATCGAGTGTGCCTTCGAGAAGCTGCCCAATAAGCCATGATGTTCCTGTTACGGTTGTTTCCAGGAAAGAGTGGAATCGATATAAACTGCCCAGATTGCCGGATTTTGAGATGATTCTCGGGGTGCCGAGTGTGAAGTTCTTCAAGCACATCATTGAGACTATGAAGACTTCATCGCCGATCATCGAAGTCTGCACGGTGAAGGATGGGACGGTTTCTTTCATTATGGAGTCCACAATGGCCAAGATCTCCTGCCATTGCAGGGATCAGGCAGTGCATTGCG AGGGATCCCAGGAGGAGCTTTCCTGCAAAATTGAATCCAAGAGACTTGCTCTTTTCCTCACCAACAGCCCTTTTATCTCTTCCAGAATGCGCTGCAGCATCAGTCCTGACCATTTGGTGAGATTCGAAGTAGAAGTTCAGAAGAAAGTCATCATGACCTGCATCATCCCTTCGAGCTGTGATTGA
- the LOC129800756 gene encoding CDAN1-interacting nuclease 1-like, whose translation MIILSSELYREVLQRIKNFPGLSIECLHLLHQTYPQFSPRTIWSILSWEHKERLPEDYSKIQQNSPELLQDYERRIEKDPTCEFTVLVMAAERRYSPFILSRILLKEKLKTNEYKANKLLFHPHRIHDEVLRRNVEQCIELDILEGPVPDAYRDKIGVFFENMLYSILSSAGISFDTQLDLQKKGYRKTPDARLLSRCFYRGRRIHWIESKAFFGNTFNHGKVVQRQLTPYSEEFGAGIVIYWMGFVTDILEDVPSKENVFIRCDFPSPQEFSVL comes from the exons atgataattttGAGTAGTGAGCTGTACCGGGAGGTCCTGCAGAGGATTAAGAATTTCCCAGGATTGTCTATAGAGTGCCTCCACCTCCTGCATCAGACATATCCGCAATTTTCTCCGCGGACAATTTGGAGTATCCTGAGTTGGGAGCACAAAGAGAGATTGCCAGAAGATTACAGCAAAATCCAGCAGAATAGTCCAGAATTGCTGCAGGATTATGAAAGGAGGATAGAAAAGGATCCCACGTGTGAATTTACAGTGCTTGTTATGGCAGCTGaaaggagatattcgcctttcaTCCTCTCCCGGATATTGCTCAAGGAGAAGCTAAAAACCAATGAATACAAGGCCAATAAATTGCTCTTTCATCCTCATAGGATCCACGATGAGGTCCTCCGGAGGAATGTTGAGCAGTGTATTGAGCTTGATATTCTCGAGGGGCCAGTTCCGGATGCCTACAGGGACAAAATTGGGGTGTTTTTTGAGAATATG CTGTATTCCATCCTCAGTTCCGCGGGAATATCATTTGACACGCAGCTTGATCTCCAGAAAAAGGGCTATAGAAAAACTCCTGACGCCAGGCTCCTCTCCAGGTGCTTCTACCGCGGCCGGAGGATTCACTGGATCGAAAGCAAGGCCTTCTTCGGGAACACCTTCAACCATGGGAAGGTTGTCCAGAGACAACTGACTCCGTACAGCGAAGAATTTGGGGCTGGAATTGTCATCTACTGGATGGGCTTCGTGACGGATATCCTGGAAGACGTTCCCAGTAAAGAAAATGTCTTCATCCGATGTGACTTTCCCAGCCCTCAGGAATTCAGTGTCCTATGA